In Deltaproteobacteria bacterium, a single window of DNA contains:
- a CDS encoding phosphoribosylformylglycinamidine synthase — NAQLSFDVSENIVAPLINTGARPRMAILREQGVNGQNEMAAAFHKAGFESVDVHMSDILSGAVTLEDFKGLVACGGFSYGDVLGAGEGWAKSILFHQQTRERFTKFFERSDTFSLGVCNGCQMMSNLKTIIPGAEQWPRFVRNQSEQFEARAVMVEILESSSIFLQGMNGSKLPIAVAHGEGRAEIPEGSNPSSLFEKSLVTMRYVDNRGQSTQMYPLNPNGSPMGITGLSSSDGRAMVMMPHPERVYRTVQNSWHPDAWGEDSPWLRMFQNARKWVG, encoded by the coding sequence AAATGCTCAATTAAGCTTCGATGTGAGCGAAAACATCGTTGCACCCTTGATCAATACGGGTGCTCGCCCTCGTATGGCGATTCTTCGCGAGCAAGGCGTTAACGGTCAAAATGAAATGGCGGCCGCATTTCATAAAGCAGGGTTTGAATCTGTTGATGTTCATATGAGTGATATCCTTAGCGGAGCCGTCACGCTTGAGGATTTCAAGGGCTTGGTCGCTTGCGGCGGTTTCTCATACGGTGATGTTCTTGGAGCCGGTGAAGGCTGGGCCAAATCAATTCTCTTTCACCAGCAAACCCGAGAACGGTTTACCAAATTCTTCGAACGCAGTGACACCTTCTCTCTCGGTGTCTGTAATGGCTGCCAGATGATGTCGAACCTTAAGACGATTATTCCTGGTGCAGAGCAATGGCCACGATTTGTTCGCAACCAAAGTGAGCAGTTTGAAGCCCGAGCGGTCATGGTTGAAATCCTAGAATCCAGTTCAATTTTTCTTCAAGGGATGAACGGCTCGAAACTCCCCATCGCTGTAGCGCACGGCGAAGGCCGGGCAGAAATTCCGGAAGGCAGCAATCCGAGCTCACTCTTTGAGAAGAGCCTTGTAACGATGCGTTATGTAGATAACCGCGGGCAAAGCACTCAAATGTACCCATTGAACCCGAATGGCTCGCCAATGGGGATTACTGGACTATCCTCTAGCGATGGACGAGCAATGGTGATGATGCCCCACCCTGAACGGGTCTACAGAACCGTGCAGAACTCCTGGCACCCGGATGCTTGGGGTGAAGACAGCCCTTGGCTACGAATGTTTCAAAATGCCCGTAAATGGGTTGGTTAA
- a CDS encoding PilZ domain-containing protein, giving the protein MAKWTGSERRISARIRRKVACKVNVGALVMVGQTQDISSGGVRFEAELDAETLKSADGAHGNVTLLLDRKELVLRARVIWVEGTLIALAFKDGIRSDEGKALKEFLDSEVAPDL; this is encoded by the coding sequence ATGGCAAAGTGGACCGGCAGCGAGCGAAGAATCAGCGCAAGAATTCGCAGAAAAGTAGCTTGTAAAGTTAACGTAGGCGCCCTTGTCATGGTGGGGCAAACTCAAGATATCAGTAGCGGTGGCGTCCGGTTTGAAGCGGAACTCGACGCGGAAACGCTTAAGTCCGCCGATGGAGCTCACGGGAATGTGACGCTCTTATTAGACCGGAAAGAACTCGTCTTGCGGGCGCGTGTCATTTGGGTCGAAGGAACGTTAATCGCACTGGCTTTTAAAGATGGCATTCGTTCCGATGAGGGCAAGGCTCTCAAAGAGTTTCTAGACAGCGAAGTTGCCCCAGATCTTTAG
- a CDS encoding saccharopine dehydrogenase, which produces MKTIVLGAGLVGGPMSLDLEQDPSLKVTVADLNEAALRSLKEQAPNLQTEVVDLSQTKNVKSLIQDYDLVLNAVPGFMGYQTLKAIIESGKNVVDIAFCPENTLELDELAKKNNVTAIVDCGVAPGMSNILTGYVYYQMDKTDVALTYVGGLPKVRSWPYEYKAVFSPIDVIEEYTRPARYVENGQHVVRPALSDAELLNFPGIGTLEAFNSDGLRTLADTLDVPNMKEKTLRYIGHIEKMAVLRDSGFFGTEEIQVGDVSIRPMDLTSKLLFKSWKLEKGEADVTVMQVIVEGTQNGKQLRYTYDLLDEYDAKTSVHSMARTTGYTATMALRLLSRGLYSEKGIIAPEFIGKDKACVDFMLAGLAERGVHYKETIDEI; this is translated from the coding sequence ATGAAGACCATCGTCCTCGGAGCAGGATTGGTAGGTGGCCCCATGTCACTCGACCTCGAACAAGACCCAAGCCTCAAAGTAACCGTCGCAGATCTTAATGAAGCTGCGCTTCGCAGCCTCAAAGAGCAAGCACCCAACTTGCAAACTGAAGTTGTAGATTTAAGTCAGACTAAAAATGTGAAGTCACTTATCCAAGACTACGATTTAGTTCTTAATGCCGTGCCCGGCTTTATGGGTTACCAGACTCTCAAAGCTATCATTGAGTCCGGTAAGAACGTCGTAGACATCGCTTTCTGTCCTGAGAACACCCTTGAGCTCGATGAGCTGGCCAAGAAAAACAATGTTACAGCGATTGTCGACTGTGGGGTCGCTCCTGGTATGAGCAACATTCTTACCGGCTATGTCTACTACCAAATGGATAAAACCGATGTCGCTTTGACCTATGTTGGCGGACTCCCGAAAGTGCGTAGCTGGCCTTATGAGTATAAAGCGGTCTTTTCCCCCATTGATGTTATCGAAGAGTACACGAGACCGGCGCGCTACGTCGAAAATGGACAGCACGTTGTTCGTCCAGCACTTAGCGATGCAGAACTCCTCAATTTTCCAGGAATAGGAACACTCGAAGCCTTTAACAGCGATGGGTTACGTACTCTAGCCGACACCCTTGATGTACCCAATATGAAGGAAAAGACGCTGCGCTACATCGGACACATCGAGAAAATGGCAGTTCTACGAGACAGCGGATTTTTTGGTACTGAAGAAATTCAGGTCGGAGATGTATCCATTCGGCCGATGGATCTTACCTCCAAGCTACTTTTCAAATCCTGGAAACTAGAAAAGGGTGAAGCCGATGTCACTGTGATGCAGGTTATCGTTGAAGGTACTCAAAACGGTAAACAACTGCGTTATACCTACGACCTCTTAGATGAATACGATGCGAAAACAAGTGTTCATTCGATGGCTCGTACCACAGGTTACACCGCCACAATGGCATTACGTCTATTGAGCCGAGGCCTCTACAGCGAAAAAGGAATCATCGCTCCTGAATTTATCGGCAAAGATAAAGCATGTGTCGACTTCATGCTTGCTGGCCTGGCGGAACGCGGAGTTCATTATAAAGAAACAATTGATGAGATTTAA
- a CDS encoding response regulator, translated as MALVRLPTSSKTSAHDGKTAGENQKILYVEDEDDNFIVAQFALRERFELVRARSDKEACEILRREQFSIILMDIQLSGSTLNGIELTQALKGIERENTPDYAVGVPLNGASVIIVTAYAALYSEQDMVLAGGDGFVTKPVDFIRLKLAMSRMIKNDEADGTSTEEQPLHRVYVPEKRQQNRVLVRLDCYLRIDGQEHAAQISDVSSAGARVRLTGNIPIEQVSPGVLCQITFATAWGFVESEARVMWVREEKQVELGVSFEKMTEAIQKILLRELDALREKES; from the coding sequence ATGGCTCTTGTTCGTTTACCCACCTCTTCAAAGACCAGTGCCCACGACGGGAAAACAGCGGGAGAAAACCAGAAAATTCTCTATGTTGAGGATGAAGATGATAACTTTATCGTGGCACAATTTGCCTTGCGCGAGCGCTTCGAGTTGGTGCGCGCCCGTTCGGATAAAGAAGCTTGTGAGATTCTGCGGCGCGAGCAGTTCAGCATTATTCTGATGGATATCCAGCTCTCGGGCTCAACCCTCAATGGTATCGAATTAACGCAAGCGCTCAAGGGAATTGAGCGGGAGAACACACCTGATTATGCAGTGGGGGTTCCGTTAAATGGTGCATCTGTGATCATTGTGACTGCCTACGCCGCGCTTTACAGCGAGCAAGATATGGTTCTTGCGGGTGGGGATGGCTTCGTTACAAAACCAGTCGATTTTATCCGCCTAAAACTGGCGATGTCTCGAATGATTAAAAATGACGAGGCTGATGGAACCTCGACTGAAGAACAACCTCTTCATAGAGTTTACGTGCCGGAGAAGCGTCAACAAAATCGCGTTCTCGTTCGCTTGGATTGCTATCTACGCATTGACGGTCAAGAACACGCTGCACAAATCTCTGATGTTTCCTCTGCCGGGGCCCGCGTTAGATTAACCGGCAATATCCCGATCGAGCAGGTCTCTCCCGGAGTGTTGTGCCAGATAACATTCGCAACGGCTTGGGGGTTTGTAGAGTCGGAGGCTCGGGTGATGTGGGTACGCGAGGAAAAACAGGTCGAGCTTGGTGTAAGCTTTGAGAAAATGACCGAAGCGATTCAAAAAATATTATTGCGCGAGTTGGACGCTCTGAGGGAAAAAGAGTCGTAG
- a CDS encoding exo-alpha-sialidase, translating to MRLFRLLMLPLLSCSAACTALGDAPSNDPADYVVDTSVSYALEVSEPRWVVPSDTIPVEIDVQESNNNVDICYFDGRLFMSWRSGPTHFASEDPQMHVMSSSDDGKTWEFEHTIDIGTDLREPRLISYQGKLQLLFFQAGVIMTAFEPQRILRTWRNGFQDWSELETVNPEPEVPWDIKVRNDRLFMTSYAGGHYEEDSDVEVYFKESTDGLTWEKVNGKENVYTGGVSEVAFEFAADGTLWLVTRNEDGDASGYGSHVCYAPADNITEWVCPAICDPERYDSPEMFRHGDTLYLVARRDIGGPYGPDDANVIDYSLRPKRTAIYQIDQEQKQVVHIMDIPGAGDTAFPAIWRTGPHSFLMANYTSPLDEPDVTWLEGQSSRRGTQIYLMDINFVAESGN from the coding sequence ATGCGTTTATTTCGCCTCTTGATGTTGCCCCTTTTGTCTTGTTCAGCAGCTTGTACAGCACTGGGGGATGCTCCGAGCAACGACCCAGCTGATTATGTTGTAGACACGTCGGTAAGTTATGCTTTGGAGGTCTCAGAACCTCGCTGGGTTGTACCGTCTGATACGATACCCGTTGAAATCGATGTGCAGGAGTCGAACAACAATGTAGATATTTGTTATTTCGATGGCCGCCTCTTTATGTCTTGGCGTTCCGGTCCCACGCATTTTGCTTCGGAGGATCCGCAGATGCATGTGATGTCATCAAGTGATGACGGCAAGACCTGGGAATTCGAGCATACCATCGACATCGGAACTGACCTTCGCGAACCTCGGTTAATTTCTTATCAGGGAAAGCTTCAGCTGCTCTTCTTTCAGGCTGGTGTCATCATGACGGCTTTTGAACCACAGCGCATTCTGAGAACTTGGCGTAATGGTTTCCAAGACTGGTCAGAACTTGAAACTGTTAACCCGGAACCTGAAGTGCCATGGGACATAAAAGTTCGAAACGACCGTTTGTTTATGACCAGCTATGCTGGAGGACACTATGAAGAGGACAGCGACGTTGAGGTCTACTTTAAAGAATCGACGGATGGTCTAACTTGGGAAAAAGTAAACGGTAAAGAAAATGTTTATACGGGCGGAGTATCCGAGGTCGCGTTTGAATTTGCTGCAGACGGGACTCTTTGGCTGGTCACACGCAATGAAGATGGGGATGCCAGCGGTTATGGATCGCATGTTTGCTATGCACCAGCTGATAATATTACCGAGTGGGTTTGTCCTGCGATTTGTGATCCCGAGCGGTACGACTCACCTGAAATGTTCCGCCATGGCGACACGCTCTATCTCGTTGCTCGAAGAGATATTGGTGGACCCTACGGACCTGACGATGCCAATGTCATCGATTATTCATTGCGCCCGAAGCGCACGGCCATTTACCAGATTGACCAAGAGCAAAAGCAAGTTGTCCATATTATGGATATTCCGGGAGCGGGTGACACGGCATTCCCAGCGATTTGGCGCACGGGGCCTCACAGCTTTTTAATGGCCAACTACACTTCGCCTTTGGATGAACCCGATGTTACGTGGTTAGAGGGGCAGAGCAGTCGGCGCGGCACTCAAATCTATCTGATGGATATAAATTTTGTCGCAGAGTCTGGCAATTAA
- a CDS encoding ParA family protein has translation MKLIGIYNIKGGVGKTTSTVNLAWLSTQLGGRSLVWDLDPQGAASFYFRIQPKIKGGTRKLLKGKKNLSDVIRQTDHPGLDLVPADLSYRNFDVALNNSKKPGEVLRKLLKPIRSDYDYVFLDCPPSFSVLSENVFMSCDAVVVPMIPTTLSVRTYAQLIGFLKANDMESVPLMPFFTMVDRRKRMHTTILEEMPKRREEFLRSYVPYASIVERMGTERRPLHLYAQNSSAACAYTDLWNNITQRLAQ, from the coding sequence ATGAAGCTTATAGGAATCTACAATATCAAGGGCGGAGTGGGTAAAACCACAAGCACTGTCAATCTGGCCTGGCTTTCAACCCAACTCGGCGGCAGAAGCCTCGTTTGGGACCTCGATCCCCAAGGCGCCGCGAGCTTTTATTTTCGAATCCAGCCTAAAATTAAAGGTGGTACGAGAAAACTTCTCAAGGGTAAGAAAAATCTATCGGATGTGATTCGTCAGACCGATCACCCCGGGCTTGATCTAGTACCTGCCGATCTCTCTTACCGTAATTTTGATGTTGCGTTGAACAACTCCAAAAAGCCAGGCGAAGTGCTTCGCAAGCTCCTCAAGCCGATACGATCTGATTACGACTACGTATTCTTAGATTGTCCTCCGAGTTTTTCCGTACTCTCAGAAAACGTCTTTATGTCCTGTGATGCGGTGGTTGTCCCCATGATACCCACGACTCTCTCCGTAAGAACTTACGCACAGCTTATCGGCTTTCTAAAAGCGAACGATATGGAAAGCGTGCCGCTTATGCCATTTTTCACAATGGTCGATAGGCGCAAGCGGATGCACACCACCATTCTAGAGGAAATGCCAAAGCGCCGGGAAGAGTTTCTTAGATCCTATGTGCCTTATGCAAGTATCGTTGAACGCATGGGAACAGAACGACGGCCTCTTCACCTCTATGCACAGAACAGCAGTGCTGCCTGCGCCTATACAGACCTCTGGAACAACATCACCCAGCGACTGGCCCAGTAA